A single region of the Vicia villosa cultivar HV-30 ecotype Madison, WI linkage group LG4, Vvil1.0, whole genome shotgun sequence genome encodes:
- the LOC131595819 gene encoding cryptochrome-1-like yields the protein MNRTIVWFRRDLRIEDNPALAAAARDGSVFPVFIWCPKEEGQFYPGRVSRWWMKQSLVQLDQSLKSLGAGLVIIKTDSTLQALLECVNAVHATKVVFNHLYDPVSLVRDHNIKEKLVEHGVSVQSYNGDLLYEPWDIFDENGHAFTTFDAFWNRCLHMQMKTYSPIPPCQLILAQGDVEKHSIEQLGLEDELEISSNASLGRAWSPGWSKSDKALTEFVENHLLHYSKNRLSLGGDSTSLLSPYIHFGELSVRKVFQLARTKQILWTHEGNIVGEESATLFLRAIGFREYSRYLCFSFPFTLERPLLGNLKFFPWNNDPSNFKAWRQGRTGYPLVDAGMRELWATGWIHNKMRVIVSSFAVKMLLIPWKWGMKYFWDTLLDADLESDILGWQYISGSLPDGHKLERLDDPKIQGTKYDPEGEYIRQWLPELARMPAEWIHHPWDAPHGVLTASGVELGQNYPKPIIDIDLAREQLSQAIFKMWETEAATKASSSQDKQVVDENEKLLIPKVFLKDKAPHGATSSDDQTVPILQNLKSDDPPDTKRLKYMAEEDRKPDKSHNRSDHTEVSCIDQEDCSTAESSSKRQCSSTSSFYVP from the exons ATGAATAGGACTATTGTTTGGTTTAGGAGGGACCTGAGAATTGAGGACAATCCTGCATTAGCTGCTGCTGCAAGGGATGGTTCTGTTTTTCCTGTCTTTATTTGGTGTCCTAAAGAAGAAGGACAGTTTTATCCAGGTAGGGTTTCAAGGTGGTGGATGAAGCAGTCTCTTGTTCAATTGGATCAATCACTGAAATCTCTTGGAGCTGGACTTGTAATCATCAAAACTGATAGCACTCTTCAAGCACTTTTGGAGTGTGTAAATGCTGTTCATGCTACAAAAGTGGTGTTCAATCATCTCTATG ATCCTGTTTCGCTTGTTCGTGATCATAACATCAAAGAAAAACTAGTGGAACATGGTGTTTCTGTGCAAAGCTACAATGGGGACTTATTGTATGAACCGTGGGATATATTCGATGAAAATGGACATGCGTTTACAACTTTTGATGCTTTTTGGAACAGATGCTTGCACATGCAAATGAAAACTTATTCGCCTATTCCTCCTTGTCAATTAATTCTAGCTCAAG GTGATGTCGAGAAACATTCAATTGAGCAACTAGGTCTTGAAGATGAGTTAGAAATATCAAGCAATGCATCATTAGGAAGAGCATGGTCTCCAGGTTGGAGCAAAAGTGACAAGGCATTAACTGAATTCGTCGAAAACCACTTACTTCACTACTCAAAAAACCGATTAAGCCTCGGTGGCGACTCCACCTCACTCTTATCACCATATATTCATTTCGGAGAATTGAGTGTGAGGAAAGTATTTCAGCTTGCACGCACAAAACAGATATTATGGACACACGAAGGAAACATCGTTGGTGAAGAGAGTGCAACACTTTTCCTCAGGGCTATTGGATTTAGAGAGTACTCGCGTTATCTTTGTTTTAGTTTTCCATTCACACTCGAGAGGCCATTGTTAGGGAACCTGAAATTTTTTCCTTGGAATAATGATCCTTCGAATTTTAAAGCTTGGAGGCAAGGTAGAACTGGATATCCATTAGTTGATGCAGGAATGAGAGAGCTTTGGGCAACAGGATGGATACACAACAAAATGCGAGTCATAGTTTCGAGTTTTGCTGTGAAAATGTTGCTTATACCTTGGAAATGGGGAATGAAATACTTTTGGGATACACTATTAGATGCAGATCTCGAGAGCGATATTTTGGGATGGCAGTATATCTCAGGTAGCTTACCTGATGGTCACAAGCTTGAGCGGTTGGACGACCCAAAG ATTCAAGGGACGAAGTACGATCCAGAAGGCGAGTACATTCGTCAATGGCTTCCCGAGTTAGCAAGAATGCCTGCTGAGTGGATTCATCATCCATGGGATGCGCCGCACGGCGTGCTCACAGCATCAGGTGTAGAGTTAGGTCAAAACTATCCAAAGCCAATCATTGACATAGATTTAGCAAGAGAACAATTGAGTCAAGCTATATTCAAGATGTGGGAAACTGAAGCAGCTACTAAAGCTTCTAGCTCACAAGATAAACAAGTtgttgatgaaaatgaaaaactgTTGATTCCAAAAGTTTTCTTGAAGGACAAGGCTCCACACGGCGCTACTTCGTCGGATGACCAAACGGTCCCGATACTTCAGAATCTCAAGAGTGATGACCCTCCTGATACAAAGAGACTGAAATATATGGCTGAAGAGGATCGGAAACCAGATAAGTCGCATAATCGTAGCGACCATACTGAGGTGTCATGCATTGATCAAGAAGACTGTTCTACTGCTGAATCTTCATCCAAGAGACAGTGTTCAAGCACTTCTTCATTTTATGTCCCATAA
- the LOC131595820 gene encoding serine/threonine-protein phosphatase PP1-like isoform X2, producing the protein MERRVLDGIISRLLDVRGRPGKQVQLSEGEIKQLCMVSRDIFLKQPNLLELEAPIKICGDIHGQYSDLLSLFEHGGFPPRSNYLFLGDYVDRGKQSLETICLLLAYKIKYPENFFLLRGNHECASINRVYGFYDECKRRFNVRIWKTFSDCFNCLPVAAIVDDKIICMHGGLSPELHSLKQISNLPRPTEVPESGLLCDLLWSDPSKDVQGWGDNERGVSFTFGASKVAEFLNRHDLDLICRAHQVVEDGYEFFANRQLVTIFSAPNYCGEFDNAGAMMSVDETLMCSFQILKPVDHKMPKFGFRSATSFKAFLGAKVRAD; encoded by the exons ATGGAAAGAAGGGTTCTTGATGGTATCATTAGTAGGTTGCTTGATGTTAGAGGAAGACCTGGGAAACAGGTTCAGCTTTCAGAAGGAGAGATTAAGCAACTTTGCATGGTTTCTAGAGATATCTTCTTGAAGCAGCCTAATCTGTTGGAACTTGAGGCACCAATTAAGATTTGTG GAGATATCCATGGTCAGTATTCAGACCTATTAAGCCTATTTGAGCATGGTGGATTCCCTCCTCGTTCAAACTACTTGTTCTTAGGTGACTATGTAGACCGTGGGAAACAAAGCTTGGAAACAATATGTCTTCTTCTAGCCTACAAAATCAAATATCCAGAAAACTTCTTCCTTCTAAGAGGAAACCACGAATGCGCATCCATTAATCGCGTCTATGGATTTTACGATGAATGTAAAAGGCGATTCAATGTAAGAATATGGAAGACATTTTCAGACTGTTTCAACTGTTTACCTGTCGCGGCTATCGTTGATGATAAGATTATATGTATGCATGGTGGTTTGTCACCTGAACTGCATAGTTTGAAACAGATAAGTAATTTGCCAAGGCCGACTGAAGTTCCTGAAAGCGGTCTTTTATGCGATCTTTTGTGGTCTGATCCTAGTAAAGATGTTCAAGGTTGGGGAGATAACGAACGCGGTGTTTCGTTTACTTTTGGTGCAAGTAAGGTTGCGGAGTTTCTTAATAGGCATGATCTTGATTTGATTTGCAGAGCTCACCAG GTTGTTGAAGATGGTTATGAGTTTTTTGCTAATAGACAACTCGTGACTATTTTTTCGGCTCCGAATTACTGTGGAGAGTTCGACAATGCTGGAGCAATGATGAGTGTTGATGAAACACTCATGTGTTCTTTTCAGATATTAAAACCTGTGGATCATAAAATGCCTAAGTTTGGTTTTAGGAGTGCCACTTCATTCAAG GCATTTCTTGGTGCTAAAGTAAGAGCTGATTGA
- the LOC131595820 gene encoding serine/threonine-protein phosphatase PP1 isozyme 3-like isoform X1, with the protein MERRVLDGIISRLLDVRGRPGKQVQLSEGEIKQLCMVSRDIFLKQPNLLELEAPIKICGDIHGQYSDLLSLFEHGGFPPRSNYLFLGDYVDRGKQSLETICLLLAYKIKYPENFFLLRGNHECASINRVYGFYDECKRRFNVRIWKTFSDCFNCLPVAAIVDDKIICMHGGLSPELHSLKQISNLPRPTEVPESGLLCDLLWSDPSKDVQGWGDNERGVSFTFGASKVAEFLNRHDLDLICRAHQVVEDGYEFFANRQLVTIFSAPNYCGEFDNAGAMMSVDETLMCSFQILKPVDHKMPKFGFRSATSFKKAFLGAKVRAD; encoded by the exons ATGGAAAGAAGGGTTCTTGATGGTATCATTAGTAGGTTGCTTGATGTTAGAGGAAGACCTGGGAAACAGGTTCAGCTTTCAGAAGGAGAGATTAAGCAACTTTGCATGGTTTCTAGAGATATCTTCTTGAAGCAGCCTAATCTGTTGGAACTTGAGGCACCAATTAAGATTTGTG GAGATATCCATGGTCAGTATTCAGACCTATTAAGCCTATTTGAGCATGGTGGATTCCCTCCTCGTTCAAACTACTTGTTCTTAGGTGACTATGTAGACCGTGGGAAACAAAGCTTGGAAACAATATGTCTTCTTCTAGCCTACAAAATCAAATATCCAGAAAACTTCTTCCTTCTAAGAGGAAACCACGAATGCGCATCCATTAATCGCGTCTATGGATTTTACGATGAATGTAAAAGGCGATTCAATGTAAGAATATGGAAGACATTTTCAGACTGTTTCAACTGTTTACCTGTCGCGGCTATCGTTGATGATAAGATTATATGTATGCATGGTGGTTTGTCACCTGAACTGCATAGTTTGAAACAGATAAGTAATTTGCCAAGGCCGACTGAAGTTCCTGAAAGCGGTCTTTTATGCGATCTTTTGTGGTCTGATCCTAGTAAAGATGTTCAAGGTTGGGGAGATAACGAACGCGGTGTTTCGTTTACTTTTGGTGCAAGTAAGGTTGCGGAGTTTCTTAATAGGCATGATCTTGATTTGATTTGCAGAGCTCACCAG GTTGTTGAAGATGGTTATGAGTTTTTTGCTAATAGACAACTCGTGACTATTTTTTCGGCTCCGAATTACTGTGGAGAGTTCGACAATGCTGGAGCAATGATGAGTGTTGATGAAACACTCATGTGTTCTTTTCAGATATTAAAACCTGTGGATCATAAAATGCCTAAGTTTGGTTTTAGGAGTGCCACTTCATTCAAG AAGGCATTTCTTGGTGCTAAAGTAAGAGCTGATTGA